The following coding sequences are from one Nicotiana tomentosiformis chromosome 3, ASM39032v3, whole genome shotgun sequence window:
- the LOC138907371 gene encoding uncharacterized protein encodes MVETYNSRVDQIPRAPPILKGLDSKKFVQKPFPPRATPKTIPKKFCIPEIPKYNGTTDSNEHVTSYTCAIKGKDLEGDEIESVLLKKFGETLSKGAMIWYYNLPPNFIDSFAMIADSFVKAHAGAIKADTRKSDLFKVKHRYNEILRELVSRFQMGSVSAYNGERRGSGSGQNPVKSERRSDRGQNNQGLMSKTSFDRPIGPKEAPSISDTKWPQPLQFDPAQRGLNLMGKYHGTRGHMTEDCRQLREEVAQLFNNVHLREFLSDRAKNHFRNRYSGKQVEPEEPQHVINIIIGGVDIPKGPMLKRTKVSITRGKRTWDYVPEGTLSFNDVDAEGIIQPHNDALVISVLINKS; translated from the exons atggtggaaacctacaattccagggtcgaccaaatcccaagagcacctccgatattgaagggcctggattccaagaagtttgttcaaaaaccaTTTCCTCCAAGAGCAACGCCGAAgacgatcccaaagaagttctgcatacccgagattcctaagtacaacggaacgaccgactcaaatgagcatgtgacttcctacacatgcgccatcaaaggaaaAGACTTAGAGggtgatgagatcgagtctgtcctgctgaaaaagttcggggaaactctgtccaagggagctatgatatggtattacaacctacctcctaattttattgactcgtttgctatgattgcagattccttcgtaaaagcacacgccggggctatCAAGGCCGataccaggaagtcagaccttttcaaagtgaagcaTAGGTATAATGAGATACTTAGGGAATTGGTTTCCCGGTTTCAAATG GGATCGGTGTCAGCATACAATGGAGAACGAAGAGGTAGTGGATCAGGGCAAAACCCCGTGAAAAGTGaaagaagaagtgatcgaggtcaaaacaatcagggactcatgagcaaaactagtttcgacaggcccatcgggccgAAGGAAGCGCCAAGTATATCGGACACCAAATGGCCTCAACCTCTACAGTTTGATCCAGCCCAAAGGGGTCTTAACCTAATGGGCAAATATCATGGTACTCGCGGTCACATGACGGAAGATtgccgacaattaagagaggaagtagcccagcTATTCAATAACGTtcatctccgagagttcctgagcgatcgagccaagaaccactttaggaACAGATATTCTGGTAAACAGGTCGAAccggaggaacctcagcacgtcattaatattatcatcggtggggtcgatattcccaAGGGGCCGATGctgaaacgcaccaaagtatctatcacaagggGAAAACGGACTTGGGATTACGTTCCGgagggaaccttgtctttcaacgacgtAGACGCTGAGGGGATCATAcagccccacaacgatgcactggtaatatcagtactcataaataaatcatga